One window of Pithys albifrons albifrons isolate INPA30051 chromosome 18, PitAlb_v1, whole genome shotgun sequence genomic DNA carries:
- the MAFB gene encoding transcription factor MafB: MAGELSIGAELPTSPLAMEYVNDFDLMKFDVKKEPLGRNDRSGRHCTRLQPAGSVSSTPISTPCSSVPSSPSFSPTEQKTHLEDLYWMANSYQQMNPEALNLTPEDAVEALIGSHQVSQQLQGFESFRAHHHHHHHHHQHHHQYPAVTHEDLAGSGHPHHHHHHHHQASPTPSTSSSSSQQLQNSHQQHPPSSSVEDRFSDDQLVSMSVRELNRHLRGFTKDEVIRLKQKRRTLKNRGYAQSCRYKRVQQKHHLENEKTQLIQQVEQLKQEVTRLARERDAYKLKCEKLASNGFREAGSTSDNPSSPEFFM; encoded by the coding sequence ATGGCCGGAGAGCTCAGCATCGGAGCCGAGCTGCCCACTAGCCCGCTGGCCATGGAGTACGTCAACGACTTCGACCTGATGAAGTTCGACGTGAAGAAGGAGCCCCTGGGCAGGAACGACCGCTCGGGCAGGCACTGCACCCGCCTGCAGCCGGCCGGCTCGGTCTCCTCCACCCCCATCAGCACCCCCTGCAGCTCCGTGCCCTCCTCGCCTAGCTTCAGCCCCACTGAGCAGAAGACCCACTTGGAGGACCTGTACTGGATGGCCAACAGCTACCAGCAGATGAACCCCGAGGCGCTGAACCTCACTCCAGAGGATGCAGTCGAAGCCCTCATTGGGTCCCACCAGGTGTCCCAGCAGCTTCAAGGCTTCGAGAGCTTCCGggcccaccaccaccaccatcatcaccatcaccaacaccaCCACCAGTATCCCGCAGTCACTCACGAAGACCTGGCCGGCAGCGGGCACCCtcaccatcaccaccatcatcaCCACCAGGCCTCTCCCactccctccacctcctccagctcctcccagcagctccagaactcgcaccagcagcatcccccCTCCAGCAGCGTGGAGGACCGGTTCTCAGATGACCAGCTGGTCTCCATGTCTGTGAGGGAGCTCAACAGGCACCTCCGAGGCTTCACCAAAGACGAGGTGATCCGCCTCAAGCAGAAGAGGAGGACCTTGAAGAACAGGGGCTATGCCCAGTCCTGCAGGTATAAACGTGTCCAGCAGAAACACCATCTGGAGAACGAAAAGACCCAGCTCATTCAGCAGGTGGAACAGCTCAAGCAAGAAGTGACCCGGCTCGCCAGAGAGAGAGACGCCTACAAGCTCAAGTGTGAGAAACTTGCCAGCAATGGCTTCAGAGAGGCCGGCTCTACCAGTGACAACCCGTCTTCCCCTGAGTTCTTCATGTGA